A single genomic interval of Agromyces cerinus harbors:
- a CDS encoding alkaline phosphatase family protein, whose amino-acid sequence MTGDERSHERGASSGDDETDRDEADRGETDRAGEATTSGGSSRRDFLKLGGVAAAGAVVGGGVGAAIGASIGHALGYEAGAADFAAFSPREKAGFDHLVVVMGENRSFDNLLGWLYSPDDVPDGQQFDGLAFGDYSNEAPDGTKIAAHVYEGPTDEIMGRPNPDPGEEYPHVNTQIFDTIDPAGNAELFVEQMTAPYNAPKSNAKPRMNGFVTDYLVNYERLKKGTPPDQAELAQIMGSFSTEMLPVLSTLAKNFAVYDAWHAGVPSQTFCNRSFFHASTSHGFVTNKHGGGYTKWLDAPASPTIFNRLEDAGISWRIYFDELQLVSFTGVLHAPVLEKYWRTEHFATMSQFHDDVKNGKLPAYAFIEPRMVYNHNDFHPPVGRLRESDVDGTEVIDSAISDVRAGEALIHEIYSSIKSSESSDGSNALNTMLLITFDEHGGCYDHVPPPSATPPEVEEAAGEMGFRFDRLGCRVPAIAVSAYTRAGSVINDEMHHGAVIATLAKLHGLKPLTRRDAEANDMFSAVNLDSPRHPLTWPSTTPQYIPPNPQAEAPHPGHAHKAKPLSPPARGLLGLLLAKFGRPDDEEPETYADAYELMQKYGIGLFGKPR is encoded by the coding sequence ATGACGGGTGATGAGCGTTCGCACGAGCGGGGAGCTTCGTCCGGGGACGACGAGACCGATCGCGATGAGGCCGATCGCGGCGAGACTGATCGTGCGGGCGAGGCGACCACCTCAGGGGGGTCGAGTCGCCGAGACTTCCTGAAGCTCGGCGGAGTCGCGGCGGCGGGTGCCGTGGTCGGCGGCGGCGTCGGGGCCGCGATCGGGGCATCGATCGGGCACGCCCTCGGCTACGAGGCGGGTGCCGCCGATTTCGCGGCGTTCAGCCCGCGCGAGAAGGCGGGCTTCGATCACCTCGTCGTCGTCATGGGCGAGAACCGCTCGTTCGACAACCTGCTCGGCTGGCTGTACTCGCCCGACGATGTGCCCGATGGGCAGCAGTTCGACGGGCTCGCGTTCGGCGACTACTCGAACGAGGCGCCTGACGGCACGAAGATCGCCGCCCATGTCTACGAGGGGCCGACCGACGAGATCATGGGGCGACCGAACCCCGATCCCGGTGAAGAGTACCCGCACGTCAACACGCAGATCTTCGACACCATCGACCCGGCGGGCAACGCCGAGCTCTTCGTCGAACAGATGACGGCGCCGTACAACGCCCCGAAGTCGAACGCGAAGCCGCGCATGAACGGCTTCGTGACCGACTACCTCGTCAACTACGAGCGACTCAAGAAGGGCACGCCGCCCGATCAGGCCGAACTCGCGCAGATCATGGGCTCGTTCTCGACCGAGATGCTTCCCGTGCTCTCGACGCTCGCGAAGAACTTCGCGGTCTACGACGCCTGGCATGCCGGGGTGCCGTCGCAGACGTTCTGCAACCGGTCCTTCTTCCACGCCTCGACCTCGCACGGCTTCGTCACGAACAAGCACGGCGGCGGGTACACGAAGTGGCTCGATGCGCCGGCTTCGCCGACGATCTTCAACCGACTCGAAGACGCCGGCATCTCGTGGCGCATCTACTTCGACGAACTCCAGCTCGTCTCCTTCACGGGCGTGCTGCACGCGCCGGTGCTCGAGAAGTACTGGCGTACCGAGCACTTCGCGACCATGTCGCAGTTCCACGACGACGTGAAGAACGGAAAGCTCCCGGCATACGCGTTCATCGAGCCGCGCATGGTCTACAACCACAACGACTTCCACCCGCCGGTCGGCAGGCTCCGCGAGAGCGATGTCGACGGCACCGAGGTCATCGACAGCGCGATCTCCGACGTCAGGGCCGGCGAGGCGCTCATCCACGAGATCTACTCCTCGATCAAGTCGAGCGAGTCCTCCGACGGCTCGAACGCGCTGAACACCATGCTGCTGATCACCTTCGACGAGCACGGCGGATGCTACGACCACGTACCGCCGCCGTCGGCGACGCCGCCCGAGGTCGAGGAGGCGGCCGGTGAGATGGGCTTCCGCTTCGATCGGCTCGGATGCCGCGTGCCCGCCATCGCCGTCTCGGCGTACACGCGAGCCGGCAGCGTGATCAACGACGAGATGCACCACGGCGCCGTGATCGCGACCCTTGCGAAACTGCACGGACTGAAGCCCCTGACCCGGCGCGACGCCGAGGCGAACGACATGTTCTCGGCGGTGAACCTCGACTCGCCGAGGCATCCGCTGACCTGGCCGTCGACGACCCCGCAGTACATCCCACCGAACCCGCAGGCGGAGGCCCCGCATCCCGGCCATGCGCACAAGGCCAAGCCGTTGAGCCCGCCGGCACGCGGCCTGCTGGGGCTGCTGCTCGCCAAGTTCGGGCGACCCGACGACGAGGAGCCCGAGACCTACGCCGACGCGTACGAGCTCATGCAGAAGTACGGCATCGGGCTGTTCGGCAAGCCCCGATAG
- the gatC gene encoding Asp-tRNA(Asn)/Glu-tRNA(Gln) amidotransferase subunit GatC: MSEITAEQVAHLANLARIALTDEEIGHLTTELGQIMHAVEQVSEVATPDVPPTSHPIPMQNVFRDDVVGTTVLTADEALEGAPESDDSRFKVSAILGEEQ, encoded by the coding sequence ATGTCCGAAATCACTGCGGAGCAGGTCGCGCACCTCGCGAACCTCGCCCGCATCGCGCTCACCGATGAAGAGATCGGCCACCTCACCACGGAGCTCGGCCAGATCATGCACGCGGTCGAGCAGGTGAGCGAGGTCGCCACGCCCGACGTGCCGCCGACGAGCCACCCCATCCCGATGCAGAACGTGTTCCGCGACGACGTCGTCGGCACGACGGTGCTCACCGCAGACGAGGCGCTCGAGGGCGCCCCCGAGTCCGACGACTCGCGATTCAAGGTCTCGGCGATCCTGGGAGAAGAGCAGTGA
- the gatA gene encoding Asp-tRNA(Asn)/Glu-tRNA(Gln) amidotransferase subunit GatA — protein sequence MSDELIRLSAAALGAKLAAGEVSSVEATRAHLDRIAAVDGAVHAFLHVEGERAIETAAEIDRQRAAGAPLGPLAGVPIAIKDVLVTKGMPSTSGSRILEGWIPPYDATPVTKVREAGMIPLGKTNMDEFAMGSSTEHSAYGPTHNPWDLDRIPGGSGGGSAASVAAFEAPLALGSDTGGSIRQPAHVTGTVGVKPTYGAVSRYGSIALASSLDQIGPVTRNVLDAALLHDVIAGHDPLDSTSIPEAWPSMAEAVRRADVSGLRIGVIKELDSDGFQAGVRQRFHESLELLEKNGAEIVEISAPHFEYAIAAYYLILPAEASSNLAKFDSVRFGLRVTPEGGGTVEQVMSATREAGFGPEVKRRIILGTYALSAGYYDAYYGSAQKVRTLVQRDFDAAFANVDVLASPTAPTTAFKFGEKLADPVSMYLNDIATIPANLAGVPGISLPSGLAPEDGLPVGIQFLAPAREDARLYNVGAALEQLLEAQWGGPLLAQAPDLSTHELTATEEGAL from the coding sequence GTGAGCGACGAACTGATCCGCCTGTCCGCAGCAGCACTCGGCGCCAAGCTCGCCGCCGGCGAGGTCTCCTCGGTCGAGGCGACCCGTGCGCATCTCGACCGCATCGCGGCCGTCGACGGCGCCGTGCACGCCTTCCTCCACGTCGAGGGCGAGCGCGCCATCGAGACCGCGGCCGAGATCGACCGCCAGCGCGCAGCAGGCGCACCGCTCGGCCCGCTCGCCGGCGTGCCGATCGCGATCAAAGACGTGCTCGTCACGAAGGGCATGCCCTCGACCTCGGGCTCCCGCATCCTCGAGGGCTGGATCCCGCCCTACGATGCGACCCCGGTCACGAAGGTGCGCGAGGCGGGCATGATCCCGCTCGGCAAGACCAACATGGACGAGTTCGCCATGGGCTCGTCGACCGAGCACTCGGCCTACGGCCCGACCCACAACCCGTGGGACCTCGACCGCATCCCCGGCGGCTCCGGCGGCGGCTCCGCGGCATCCGTCGCAGCGTTCGAAGCGCCCCTCGCGCTCGGCTCCGACACCGGCGGCTCCATCCGCCAGCCGGCGCACGTGACCGGCACGGTCGGCGTGAAGCCGACGTACGGCGCGGTCAGCCGCTACGGCTCGATCGCCCTGGCCTCCTCGCTCGACCAGATCGGCCCCGTCACGCGCAACGTGCTCGACGCGGCGCTGCTCCACGACGTGATCGCCGGGCACGACCCGCTCGACTCCACGTCGATCCCCGAGGCGTGGCCGTCGATGGCCGAAGCCGTGCGGCGAGCGGATGTCTCGGGCCTCCGCATCGGCGTCATCAAGGAGCTCGACAGCGACGGCTTCCAGGCCGGCGTGCGCCAGCGCTTCCACGAGTCGCTCGAGCTGCTCGAGAAGAACGGCGCCGAGATCGTCGAGATCTCCGCACCGCACTTCGAGTACGCGATCGCGGCGTACTACCTGATCCTCCCCGCCGAGGCGTCGTCGAACCTCGCGAAGTTCGACTCGGTGCGCTTCGGCCTCCGGGTCACGCCCGAGGGCGGCGGCACGGTGGAGCAGGTCATGTCGGCCACGCGCGAGGCCGGTTTCGGCCCCGAGGTGAAGCGCCGCATCATCCTGGGCACCTACGCGCTCTCGGCGGGCTACTACGACGCCTACTACGGCTCCGCGCAGAAGGTGCGCACGCTCGTGCAGCGCGACTTCGACGCGGCGTTCGCCAACGTCGACGTGCTCGCCTCGCCGACCGCGCCGACGACCGCGTTCAAGTTCGGCGAGAAGCTCGCCGACCCCGTGTCGATGTACCTCAACGACATCGCGACGATCCCCGCGAACCTCGCGGGCGTGCCCGGCATCTCGCTGCCCTCGGGCCTCGCGCCCGAAGACGGCCTGCCCGTCGGCATCCAGTTCCTGGCGCCGGCACGCGAAGACGCACGTCTCTACAACGTCGGTGCCGCGCTCGAGCAACTGCTCGAAGCGCAGTGGGGCGGTCCGCTCCTCGCCCAGGCCCCCGATCTCTCCACCCATGAGCTCACCGCGACCGAGGAAGGCGCACTCTGA
- the gatB gene encoding Asp-tRNA(Asn)/Glu-tRNA(Gln) amidotransferase subunit GatB — translation MARAELMDFDKALELFEPVIGLEVHVELNTTTKMFSSAPNPANSQFHGAEPNTLITPVCLGLPGSLPVVNGDAVKYSISLGLALGCEIAPSSRFARKNYFYPDLAKNYQISQYDEPIAFDGEVEVELENGRVFTVPIERAHMEEDAGKLTHVGGSTGRIQGAEYSLVDYNRAGVPLVEIVTRPIFGGEADTPALAKAYVATIRDIVLSLGISEARMERGNLRCDANVSLRPRGQEKLGTRTETKNVNSMRSVERAVRYEIQRQAAILAGGGTIIQETRHWHEDTGATSAGRPKSDADDYRYFPEPDLLPVVPSKELVDELRAALPEPPAVRRRRLKSDWGFTDLEFQDVANSGLLIELEATVKAGATPAAARKWWTGEIARLANASDVDASDLVSPEHVAELAQLVDSGTLTDRLARQVLEGVIAGEGSPQQVVDARGLAVVSDDGALIAAIDEALASQPDVLAKIRDGKVQAAGAVIGAVMKAMQGKADAARVRELVLERAQA, via the coding sequence ATGGCCCGCGCTGAACTGATGGACTTCGACAAGGCCCTCGAGCTCTTCGAGCCGGTCATCGGCCTCGAGGTGCACGTCGAGCTGAACACCACGACGAAGATGTTCTCGTCGGCCCCGAACCCCGCGAACTCGCAGTTCCACGGCGCGGAGCCGAACACGCTCATCACGCCCGTGTGCCTCGGCCTGCCGGGGTCGCTGCCCGTCGTCAACGGCGACGCGGTGAAGTACTCGATCAGCCTCGGCCTCGCGCTCGGCTGCGAGATCGCGCCGTCGAGCCGGTTCGCCCGCAAGAACTACTTCTACCCCGACCTCGCGAAGAACTACCAGATCTCGCAGTACGACGAGCCGATCGCCTTCGACGGCGAGGTCGAGGTCGAGCTCGAGAACGGCCGGGTCTTCACGGTGCCGATCGAGCGCGCGCACATGGAGGAGGACGCGGGCAAGCTCACGCACGTGGGCGGCTCGACGGGCCGCATCCAGGGCGCCGAGTACTCGCTCGTCGACTACAACCGCGCCGGCGTTCCGCTCGTCGAGATCGTCACGCGGCCGATCTTCGGCGGCGAGGCCGACACCCCGGCGCTCGCGAAGGCCTATGTCGCCACGATCCGCGACATCGTGCTCTCGCTCGGCATCTCCGAGGCGCGCATGGAGCGCGGCAACCTCCGCTGCGACGCGAACGTGTCGCTGCGCCCCCGCGGTCAGGAGAAGCTCGGCACGCGCACCGAGACGAAGAACGTCAACTCGATGCGCTCCGTCGAGCGCGCCGTGCGCTACGAGATCCAGCGTCAGGCGGCGATCCTCGCCGGCGGCGGCACGATCATTCAAGAGACGCGCCACTGGCACGAAGACACCGGCGCGACGAGCGCCGGTCGTCCGAAGTCCGACGCCGACGACTACCGGTACTTCCCCGAGCCCGACCTGCTGCCCGTCGTGCCCTCGAAGGAGCTCGTCGACGAACTGCGCGCCGCGCTGCCCGAGCCGCCGGCCGTGCGCCGTCGCCGGCTCAAGTCCGACTGGGGCTTCACCGACCTCGAGTTCCAGGATGTCGCGAACTCGGGCCTGCTCATCGAGCTCGAGGCGACCGTGAAGGCCGGCGCGACGCCCGCCGCCGCGCGCAAGTGGTGGACCGGCGAGATCGCCCGTCTCGCGAACGCCTCCGACGTCGACGCATCGGACCTCGTCTCTCCCGAGCACGTCGCCGAACTGGCTCAGCTCGTCGACTCGGGCACGCTCACCGACCGCCTGGCCCGCCAGGTGCTCGAAGGCGTCATCGCAGGTGAGGGTTCACCGCAGCAGGTCGTCGACGCCCGCGGTCTCGCGGTCGTCTCCGACGACGGCGCCCTGATCGCCGCGATCGACGAGGCGCTCGCCTCGCAGCCCGACGTGCTCGCGAAGATCCGCGACGGCAAGGTGCAAGCTGCCGGCGCCGTCATCGGCGCGGTGATGAAGGCGATGCAGGGCAAGGCCGACGCTGCTCGCGTGCGCGAGCTCGTGCTGGAGCGTGCTCAGGCCTGA
- a CDS encoding acyltransferase family protein, whose translation MSESSAPHSTGFVPGATARDPVIDLVRVLCVALVVVGHMLMIGAAVIPGRGLVVERTLLETNWIGPVTWVAQVMPLFFVVGGFAGIGAWRRLEASGGRAADFIRSRILRLARPSIALFAALALAILVMHLTGVDPVAIRLIGMGISSPLWFLAAYAFAQAYLPGLATLHSMAPWRTLSTLAAGALTFDLLRFATGIEALGLLNMTFVWLFVQQLGFWMADGWFRARSKATVAAIGGSAYLLLVGLVAVGYPGNMLDNLNPPTFAIVALAVGQTCLLVLVHPALARLMTVRAVRAAVATVGSRLMTIYLWHLPVLALVIGLLLLTPLPAPSAGSVEWWLTRPVILLVMAGVLAGISMLFGRLERPLPSHGYDASDWSTGVAAACMVVPPFAVIVFGLDFVVAASSAILLAAAVLLLRPLPARLHGRGPTTIALGRSVRPHRSLARLNEPEPSDATMPDQA comes from the coding sequence GTGAGCGAGTCGAGCGCACCGCATTCCACCGGGTTCGTGCCCGGTGCCACCGCGCGTGATCCGGTCATCGATCTCGTGCGCGTGCTGTGCGTCGCCCTCGTGGTCGTGGGCCACATGCTGATGATCGGCGCGGCAGTCATTCCCGGTCGCGGGCTGGTGGTCGAGCGCACACTCCTCGAGACGAACTGGATCGGCCCGGTCACGTGGGTCGCACAGGTCATGCCGCTGTTCTTCGTGGTCGGCGGATTCGCCGGCATCGGCGCCTGGCGGCGCCTCGAGGCGTCCGGCGGAAGGGCGGCCGACTTCATCCGCTCGCGAATCCTCAGGCTCGCGCGCCCGTCGATCGCTCTGTTCGCGGCACTCGCCCTCGCCATACTCGTGATGCACCTCACCGGGGTCGATCCCGTTGCGATCCGGCTCATCGGCATGGGAATCTCGTCGCCGCTCTGGTTCCTCGCGGCGTATGCCTTCGCGCAGGCCTACCTTCCCGGGCTCGCGACGTTGCACTCCATGGCGCCCTGGCGGACGCTTTCGACACTGGCAGCCGGCGCGCTGACGTTCGACCTGCTGCGCTTCGCGACCGGCATCGAAGCACTCGGGCTCCTGAACATGACATTCGTCTGGTTGTTCGTACAGCAGCTGGGTTTCTGGATGGCAGACGGTTGGTTCCGGGCCAGGTCGAAGGCAACCGTCGCGGCGATCGGCGGCAGTGCCTACCTCCTGCTCGTCGGGCTGGTCGCAGTCGGATACCCGGGAAACATGCTCGACAATCTCAATCCGCCGACCTTCGCGATCGTCGCGCTCGCCGTCGGACAGACCTGCCTGCTCGTGCTCGTGCATCCGGCGCTGGCACGCCTGATGACCGTGCGGGCGGTACGTGCGGCCGTCGCAACGGTCGGATCCCGCCTGATGACGATCTACTTGTGGCACTTGCCGGTGCTCGCACTCGTGATCGGCCTGCTGCTGCTCACTCCACTGCCGGCACCGTCGGCCGGCTCCGTCGAATGGTGGCTGACCCGGCCGGTGATCCTCCTCGTCATGGCCGGCGTGCTCGCCGGGATCTCGATGCTGTTCGGCCGATTGGAGCGCCCGTTGCCGAGCCACGGGTACGACGCGTCCGACTGGTCGACCGGAGTCGCTGCCGCGTGCATGGTCGTGCCGCCGTTCGCCGTGATCGTCTTCGGTCTCGACTTCGTCGTCGCCGCGTCGAGCGCGATCCTGCTCGCGGCGGCTGTACTCCTCCTGCGCCCGCTGCCCGCGCGCCTGCACGGACGCGGTCCGACCACCATCGCCCTCGGGCGATCAGTGCGGCCGCATCGCTCGCTCGCTCGCCTGAACGAGCCGGAGCCGAGCGACGCGACCATGCCTGATCAGGCCTGA
- a CDS encoding alpha-L-fucosidase produces the protein MATGAALAALVMQPMTSASAEEVDATSTPAEVAPGPHQLRNLMAAARTSQSSTQGDRIAEYAQDGETGGADVALTGADQHAWWGADLSARKMIKHLVVWNGAEERLGDFYVLTSSTPFASEDLTATLDQHGVKARHVEGSADASITVKVNEQARYLRIQSADDGPLALAEVQAFGNEKLAPSDGTEEGAEFVAENPFGMFLHYGMGTMTNVQWADPNTPASAFDPGADVDPKVWTDAMTSAGMDFGVLTAKHHDGHALWPTRYSDYSIANSPYQDGEGDLVADYVDAMRDADLGVGLYYSIWDRHNGEPVSLIKNQLREILTQYGTIDYLWFDGWGWHIPYTQVEYEGLRQFIHQVSPETVVANNDHFSSLDTTDVLVWEVPVQGFPPADDTRPKDASDTLDSNSTWFHTTNTGAPKGARQIVSSLNRLNAGNSLYLLNVGPDKDGSIPASHLARLAEIGELRQNPPGENIALGKPATQSSTYTDVSTVLAASRAVDGDYSTLAHTNSETNAWWQLDLGAVTGLSSVELFNRTDCCTARNTDYYLFISDEPFDTSLTPEEQAAVPGVWSHHETGQMAAPTTVATPVDGRYVMVQLAGTNYLGLPEVAVYPTK, from the coding sequence TTGGCTACTGGAGCAGCGCTCGCCGCGCTGGTCATGCAGCCGATGACCAGCGCATCCGCCGAGGAGGTGGATGCGACGTCGACGCCCGCCGAGGTCGCACCGGGCCCGCACCAGCTCCGCAACCTCATGGCAGCGGCGCGCACGTCGCAGAGCTCGACGCAGGGCGATCGCATCGCGGAGTATGCACAGGACGGTGAGACGGGCGGGGCCGACGTCGCGCTGACCGGTGCCGACCAGCACGCGTGGTGGGGTGCCGATCTCAGCGCCCGCAAGATGATCAAGCACCTCGTCGTTTGGAACGGTGCTGAGGAGCGACTGGGCGACTTCTACGTACTGACCTCGTCGACGCCGTTCGCGTCGGAGGACCTCACAGCGACCTTGGACCAGCACGGTGTGAAGGCGCGGCACGTCGAAGGTTCGGCCGATGCGTCGATCACGGTGAAGGTGAACGAGCAGGCGCGCTATCTCCGCATCCAGTCGGCCGACGACGGCCCGCTTGCGCTTGCCGAGGTGCAGGCGTTCGGCAACGAGAAGCTCGCGCCGAGCGATGGCACGGAGGAAGGCGCCGAGTTCGTGGCCGAGAACCCCTTCGGCATGTTCCTGCACTACGGCATGGGCACCATGACGAACGTGCAGTGGGCAGATCCGAACACGCCGGCGAGCGCATTCGATCCCGGGGCCGACGTCGACCCGAAGGTGTGGACCGATGCGATGACGTCGGCCGGCATGGATTTCGGCGTGCTGACCGCGAAGCACCACGACGGTCATGCACTCTGGCCGACGCGCTACTCCGACTACTCGATCGCGAACAGCCCCTACCAGGACGGTGAGGGCGACCTCGTCGCCGACTACGTCGATGCGATGCGCGATGCCGATCTCGGCGTCGGGCTCTACTACTCGATCTGGGACCGGCACAACGGCGAACCGGTGTCGCTGATCAAGAACCAGCTCCGCGAGATCCTGACCCAGTACGGCACCATCGACTACCTCTGGTTCGACGGGTGGGGCTGGCACATCCCGTACACCCAGGTCGAGTACGAGGGCCTGCGCCAGTTCATCCACCAGGTCTCGCCCGAGACGGTGGTCGCGAACAACGACCACTTCTCCTCGCTCGACACGACGGACGTGCTCGTCTGGGAGGTGCCGGTTCAGGGCTTCCCGCCGGCCGACGACACCCGGCCCAAGGACGCGTCCGACACGCTCGACTCGAACTCGACCTGGTTCCACACGACGAACACCGGCGCACCCAAGGGCGCTCGTCAGATCGTCAGCTCGCTCAACCGTCTGAACGCGGGCAACTCGCTGTACCTGCTGAACGTCGGTCCCGACAAGGACGGCAGCATTCCGGCGTCGCACCTCGCCCGCCTCGCCGAGATCGGTGAGCTCCGGCAGAACCCGCCCGGCGAGAACATCGCGCTCGGCAAGCCCGCGACCCAGTCGAGCACCTACACGGACGTGAGCACCGTGCTCGCGGCGTCGAGAGCTGTCGACGGCGACTACTCGACGCTGGCGCACACGAATTCGGAGACGAACGCCTGGTGGCAGCTCGATCTGGGAGCGGTGACGGGTCTCTCGAGCGTCGAGCTGTTCAACCGCACGGACTGCTGCACCGCGCGGAACACCGACTACTACCTGTTCATCTCGGATGAGCCGTTCGACACCTCGCTGACCCCGGAGGAGCAAGCGGCGGTGCCTGGCGTGTGGTCGCACCACGAGACCGGGCAGATGGCGGCGCCGACCACCGTTGCCACGCCGGTCGACGGGCGCTACGTGATGGTGCAGCTGGCGGGCACCAACTACCTGGGCCTGCCGGAAGTCGCGGTCTACCCCACGAAGTAG
- a CDS encoding DNA polymerase IV — protein MSKQDGSSRQVTTGPVDDSATPILHVDMDAFFVSVELLKRPDLRGKPVLVGGTAGRGVVSAASYEARRYGVNSAMPMSIALQRCPNAIVLRGDYASYTEYSRRVMQIFEEVTPLVEKLSIDEAFLDVSGARRLHGSPAEIAWGLRRRVRDETGLTCSVGVAATKFVAKVASSRAKPDGMLVVPADRTLEFLHPLPVSALWGVGKVTEESLTRIGLRTVGDVAAMPADALARALGPALAAKLAHLSMGVDARDVVTGREEKSIGHEVTFGYDLTDLDQLRRELLRLSDDVAVRLRRAGVVGRTVVLKLRYGDFRTVTRSRTLGEPTDVARRIYDEASAALGELAGDGARIRLIGVRAEQLRTSGSGAMLWDPDEEWREAERTIDEVTARFGRGVVRPASLVKRAADRVESSRRNEPGAGDVR, from the coding sequence ATGAGCAAGCAGGACGGCTCGTCGCGCCAAGTGACCACCGGTCCGGTCGACGACTCGGCGACACCGATCCTGCACGTCGACATGGACGCCTTCTTCGTCTCCGTCGAGCTGTTGAAGCGGCCAGACCTCCGAGGCAAGCCCGTGCTGGTCGGCGGCACTGCGGGGCGCGGCGTCGTCTCCGCCGCGAGCTACGAGGCACGCAGGTACGGCGTCAACTCGGCCATGCCCATGTCCATCGCCCTGCAGCGCTGCCCGAACGCGATCGTGCTGCGCGGCGACTACGCGAGCTACACCGAGTACTCGCGCCGCGTCATGCAGATCTTCGAAGAGGTCACGCCGCTGGTCGAGAAGCTCTCGATCGACGAGGCGTTCCTCGACGTCTCCGGCGCCCGGCGCCTCCACGGCAGCCCGGCCGAGATCGCGTGGGGCCTGCGCAGGCGCGTGCGCGACGAGACCGGCCTCACCTGCTCGGTCGGCGTCGCGGCGACGAAGTTCGTGGCGAAGGTCGCCTCGAGCCGGGCGAAACCCGACGGCATGCTCGTCGTGCCGGCCGACCGCACCCTCGAGTTCCTCCATCCATTGCCGGTCTCCGCGCTCTGGGGGGTCGGCAAGGTCACCGAGGAGTCGCTCACCCGCATCGGACTGCGCACGGTCGGCGACGTGGCCGCCATGCCCGCCGACGCGCTCGCACGGGCGCTCGGGCCCGCACTCGCAGCGAAGCTCGCTCACCTGTCGATGGGCGTCGATGCGCGCGACGTCGTCACCGGGCGCGAGGAGAAGAGCATCGGGCACGAGGTCACCTTCGGGTACGACCTCACCGACCTCGACCAGTTGCGGCGCGAGCTGCTGCGACTCTCCGACGATGTCGCAGTGCGGCTCCGCCGTGCCGGGGTCGTCGGGCGCACGGTCGTGCTGAAGCTGCGCTACGGCGACTTCCGCACGGTCACCCGATCACGCACCCTGGGGGAGCCGACCGACGTCGCGAGACGCATCTACGACGAGGCATCCGCTGCGCTCGGCGAGCTCGCCGGAGACGGGGCCCGCATCCGCCTCATCGGCGTGCGGGCGGAACAGCTCCGGACCTCGGGCAGCGGGGCGATGCTGTGGGACCCAGACGAAGAGTGGCGCGAGGCCGAGCGCACGATCGACGAGGTGACAGCGCGGTTCGGTCGCGGAGTCGTGCGGCCCGCCTCGCTCGTGAAGCGCGCAGCCGACCGGGTCGAATCGTCGCGTCGCAACGAACCCGGCGCCGGCGACGTTCGCTGA
- a CDS encoding ECF transporter S component, with protein MHTAASETSSPSTPRKTRDLRWRVVDIVVASVIGVATGLLFLFWNNIGYAWFSAADALTPGLGGIAVGIWLIGGVLGGLIIRKPGAALFVELLAAIVSALVGNQWGIETIYSGLAQGLGAELVFAIFAYRRFGLLTAMLAGAAAGAAAWTLELFTSGNLAKSAEFLGLYFATVVISGALLAGLLGWLIVRGLAATGALNRFAAGQDVAQRV; from the coding sequence GTGCACACTGCAGCATCAGAAACCAGCAGCCCCTCCACGCCCCGCAAGACGCGCGATCTGCGCTGGCGGGTCGTCGATATCGTCGTCGCCAGCGTCATCGGCGTTGCGACCGGGCTGCTCTTCCTCTTCTGGAACAACATCGGCTACGCGTGGTTCAGCGCGGCCGATGCGCTCACGCCGGGGCTCGGCGGCATCGCCGTCGGCATCTGGCTCATCGGCGGCGTGCTCGGCGGGTTGATCATCCGCAAGCCGGGTGCGGCGCTCTTCGTCGAGCTGCTCGCGGCGATCGTCTCGGCGCTCGTCGGCAACCAGTGGGGCATCGAGACGATCTACTCCGGTCTGGCGCAGGGTCTCGGTGCCGAACTGGTGTTCGCGATCTTCGCGTACCGCCGATTCGGGCTCCTGACCGCGATGCTCGCGGGTGCTGCTGCCGGCGCCGCGGCATGGACGCTCGAGCTCTTCACCTCGGGCAACCTCGCGAAGTCGGCGGAGTTCCTCGGCCTCTACTTCGCGACCGTCGTCATCTCGGGCGCACTGCTCGCCGGGCTGCTCGGTTGGCTCATCGTGCGCGGTCTCGCCGCGACGGGGGCGCTCAATCGCTTCGCCGCCGGTCAAGACGTGGCCCAGCGGGTCTGA